The genomic region AACTGGTCGCGCAAGGCCCCCGAAGCCATTCTGAAGCCTGCTGTGGTATTGGTCACGCTTGGCGGGTGGGTAGGGGTTCTGCTGGCGCTCTTCGTCTTCCCGCTCACGTCGGCGCGTGCTGTGCGGTTGCTTTTCAGCACATTCGGGCTTTGCTTGGCGCTCTACATTGTTTGGAGCGCCCGCAAAGACCTGCACGTCAACCAAATACCGTTTCGCCTGCGCGGCTGGATGATACCCACGCTCTTCCTCGTGGGCATCATTGGCGGAATGCTCACCGGCTACATCGGTGTGGGGATTGACGTGTTGATTTTCGTAGCGCTGACCTGGCTCTACCGCACACATGTTCAACATGCCACCGTCACCAGCATTGTCACGATGGGCGTCACTTCGGCGCTTCCCTTCATCTTTGCGCTTTTCTTCCTCGATACACTCCCGCTCAACCTCTGGTTGATGGTTCTTCCCGGCGTCCTGTTGGGCGCGCGTCTTGGACCATGGCTCAACACACGCCTGGGGAGTGAGCGCGTCATGCTCTTTTTCAGCCTACTTCTGATTTTGGAATTCTGTATGACCTTTACCAAGTTGGTGCTTTTGTATTGACCTGAACAACCACACCCAAAAAAAGCGCGGCGCACCTGAACATGCGCCGCGTGTGTATTTCGCTTTTTGAATTTATGACAAATTCGACTCCGCTTTTGCCACCGAGCGCCGCTCTTCACGCAACAGGCCGCCCATTGCCAGCGCAGCCGCCTCGCGCGGTCCCAACCGTTCGCCGATGAACAAGCGTGGTAGCACCAAATCCACCACATTGCGCGAAAGGCTCTTGGCGCATCCCGGCGCACACACAATCGGCTTGCTGTGCCAGTACGCCAGCGCCAGCAAGTTGCCAGGCTCGACCGGCGCGCCGTGTACCGCCACCTCTGCCCCCACAGCACGCAACGCACGCAATGCCACATCGTCCCAATCCATGATGCTGGTTTGCCCGGCAAGCACAAGCGCATCGTGCGTCGCCAGCAACGCCCCCGCCGCTTCAGCGATAGCCTCTTCGGTGTGCGGCACACAAACGACCG from Ardenticatena maritima harbors:
- a CDS encoding sulfite exporter TauE/SafE family protein, with translation MSATATTIPVRTRLSQSAATYRFELIALSGIALLIIAFLAQGRVSPAELASVWFMPFLGIVAATVAMSTPAGGGIVFFPTLVLLGVAPVNAVAFSVATQTFGMGIFGTFNWSRKAPEAILKPAVVLVTLGGWVGVLLALFVFPLTSARAVRLLFSTFGLCLALYIVWSARKDLHVNQIPFRLRGWMIPTLFLVGIIGGMLTGYIGVGIDVLIFVALTWLYRTHVQHATVTSIVTMGVTSALPFIFALFFLDTLPLNLWLMVLPGVLLGARLGPWLNTRLGSERVMLFFSLLLILEFCMTFTKLVLLY